In the genome of Polyangiaceae bacterium, the window TGCGCTCGGAGTCCAGCGCCCGCAGCAACGGCCGCGGAATGCCCAGGGCCTCCGAGGCCACCTGGCGCTGGTGCTCGTCGATGTCGCCCTCGCCACAGGCGAGCACGTCGGACCAGAAGTCGGTGAGCCGCGCCTTCAGCGCGATGCGGTCCGCCTTGGACATCTCCAGGGTGTCGATACCCCAGCTCCGAGTCTTCTCGGCGATGGCCTGCTCGATGCGATTGCGGTCGTCCGCGCTGAGCGTCGGCTGCTCGGGCAGGCCGAAGTCGGCGCGCGTCGGCCCCTTCGCTGGCGGGTTTAGGAGCCACGAGCGATGAGTCTTGATGCGCTTGAGCTGCGAGAGGGCGTAGCCCAGGTACGTCTGCTCGACCTTGGCCGACAAAAAGCGGTGGCGTTCGGCGTGCAAGCGCCGCCAGAAGGGCGTCACGAACACCCAGTCGCGCTCCTCCGCGAACAGGATCTCCAAAGCGTTCGGGTTGGCGTTCACGCAGAGCTTCACCAGCTTGGTGAGGTCGAAGAGGACGGATTCCACCCTGGTGGCCATCGCAGAGGCCGCCGTTGGGTGCTTCTCGAGCCCGGCGCGCACCTGGTTCCACAGCTCGCCTTCGAGTGGGGCGTCATGCTGCTCGAAGTCGTCGCGGTACGACAGGCGCACCTTCAGCGGGACCACGCACGCACCGCGCAGGTCGACGTCGGAGTCCGACCTGGCGGTGCCGTGGGCGTGGCTGCCAGAAAGCGTGACGAAGATCGCGTTTGCGTTGGGGTCGAAGCTAGCCATGTCCGGCCTCCAATCGGCGCAGGCGGATGCGCACGACGAAGTCGTCGAGCGCATCCACCGTGGTTGCGAACTCGGGGAGCGAGCTCGCGTCGTGTGCCTCTTCCAGTCGGCGTTCGAGCGCATCCAGCTCGGCGCCGTGCGCCTCTGCTTCGCCCTCGGCCAGGGCAGACTTCTCTTTCCCGGCCCGCTTGCGGCTGGCGAGCTCGTCCACCTGGGGGAGGCGAAACTCCTCGTTGAGCTCGAGCAGGTTGGCCTCGACGGTGCCCGTGCGAAGCGCGCGGATGCCTGTCAGGTAGACGCGGTACGCGTAGAGCAGCGTCTTCACCGTCGCGCCGGGGTCGGTCAGCAGCTTGCGCCGGCCGTGTGCGAACCCGCGGTAGTGCCGCAGCAGGCCGCGCGTGACGCAGCCTCGCCCAAGCTCGCAAAGCTCATCGTGCTCCTCGCCGCCGGCCACGACCAGGGGCGAGAAGAGCTGCTCGAGCACGTAGCCGTTGTCCCGCGTCATCATCTTCGCGAACTTGCGAATGTCGTGGGCGACCCAGTCGAGCTCCACGCCGTTGTGCTCGCGCTCGATGGTCAGCGTCTCCGTGGGGGGCCGAAGGCGCAGCAGTGCCCTCGCGGGCAGCACGAATGCGCCGCGCAGATCCACGTCGCTGTTGGTCGACGCGAACCCGTAGAGGTGCGCCCCGCTCACTGTGGCGAAGAGCGGCTCGGGCCCGTCGGCGAGCAGATCTCGGAGCCCCTGCCGGTCGAGCAGGTCCCAGACCTCGTTGATGGCTGCTTGTCGCATGATTTCCCCTGTTTTTCGCTCTCTGGAGCGTTCGGCCCAGAACCCGAAGCACAAAACGAATCGGGCCGCCTTTCTGGGGCGGCCCGTCGGGAGCTTCAGTTACTGAGAATCCTCAAGTGCTCCTCCGTGCCGCCATGCACCACAAACCGCGCGCGGAATCAGGCCGCTGACGCAGTTCGCAGGACGGGATGTGGTTGAGGAACTTCATGACGAATGCGGCGTAGTGTGCATGGACGTGTGGGAGCGGTCAAGCACGGACAGTGACCAATAACAAACGGACGGGGTCGGTTGTCTTGAAGCCACGCAAGGATTCGACAGTTTGAACCTGCTGTCCGTGGCGGAGAATGGTGCACCGCGCCCACCGGCGCCTCCGGCTTCGCCGGGTCGTAGACCGACCTCCGCGGACTTCGTCCAGCAGCTGGACTCGTCCACTCCAGTTCGAATTCATTGCAATGGTGGACACGACTGCAACCAATTCGAACCGTGGCGGAGATCGCCGTCGAGTTCGCCGTCTTCCCGCGGGAGGCGTTCCGCTACTGTGAGATCGCCGCCGAGGCGCGCCGCATGCGGCGGCTGGGATGAGCTTGCGGGCGATTGGGGCTGCTCTGGGGGTCGACGAGAAGACCGTGCGGAAGGCGCTTTCGTCGTAAGCGACGCTCACGGGGATACGGGCATCAGCACAATTCGGCCGTCATGCCTCTTGCATCGCGGGAGTGTGGGGCTCCCGCCCGCCAAGGGCATGCCGGCCCTGCGCCACCAGGCGGGCTGAGCCAGATCGCGTGCGAAGACAGAGCTTCGCCCTTGGACTCCCCAGCGCGACCAGGGCATCATCCGCAGAGTAAGCAGGCTGCACAGGGTCTTTGTCAGCTATCACCACGAGAGCTTGACGAGTCTCGAAAGGACACATTCGAGCTGCAGTTTGGTAACAGATTTGATGCGATCATTCCCGGAGCGGTTCCGGCAAGAGCGGTGAAAGATCACCGAGCGCGAGGATGCGCTCTCGGACGAGATGATCGAGTTTGCGGATCATCTTGCTGCGGGTTCGTGCGCGCCATGAAGTGGAGGGTGATGCGCGCAGCAGTGTATGCGAGGTTTTCGAGCGAGAATCAGAGGAGCAGCGCTTGATGATCAGATCCGGGTTTGCCCGGACCGTTGGCATGCCTATCCCCAGCGCCCGGAGCGGAACTTCCCATCCGAACCATGAAATCGGCCGTTCGCATCCTTGGTGTTCATCGTCCCTAACGCGATCGCCGTGCCGACGATTCCAAGAGCTGCGAGCACGCCCCAATTCCGCCGCCACTGGGGCTGGCGGGCGCAAAACGTCGCGCATCAACGCCGGTGGCCCGGGCGC includes:
- a CDS encoding nucleotidyltransferase domain-containing protein, which codes for MRQAAINEVWDLLDRQGLRDLLADGPEPLFATVSGAHLYGFASTNSDVDLRGAFVLPARALLRLRPPTETLTIEREHNGVELDWVAHDIRKFAKMMTRDNGYVLEQLFSPLVVAGGEEHDELCELGRGCVTRGLLRHYRGFAHGRRKLLTDPGATVKTLLYAYRVYLTGIRALRTGTVEANLLELNEEFRLPQVDELASRKRAGKEKSALAEGEAEAHGAELDALERRLEEAHDASSLPEFATTVDALDDFVVRIRLRRLEAGHG
- a CDS encoding nucleotidyltransferase domain-containing protein, yielding MASFDPNANAIFVTLSGSHAHGTARSDSDVDLRGACVVPLKVRLSYRDDFEQHDAPLEGELWNQVRAGLEKHPTAASAMATRVESVLFDLTKLVKLCVNANPNALEILFAEERDWVFVTPFWRRLHAERHRFLSAKVEQTYLGYALSQLKRIKTHRSWLLNPPAKGPTRADFGLPEQPTLSADDRNRIEQAIAEKTRSWGIDTLEMSKADRIALKARLTDFWSDVLACGEGDIDEHQRQVASEALGIPRPLLRALDSERKYRAARKHWESYLRWKEERNRDRAKLEADFGYDTKHAAHLVRLMRTGIEVLDTGDLRVRRPDAHELMKIRDGQYSYDELVAETECLEAAMKTAADSSMLPADVDHAALNELLFALLMEFYGRREAT